CAGTGGCAGGCTGAATGCGAATCTCGATATCGCCAGGGTGCAAAGTAACCTCTCAATAGCGAATTACAACAAAGCGGTGGTTGACGCGGTGAATGACGTGACGCGCGCGGCAAGCCAGGTTGAAACGATGGCGGCAAAAAATCAGCAGCAGCAGCAGATTGAGCATGATGCTCAACGTGTTGTTGGACTGGCGCAGGCGCGTTTTAATGCCGGTATCATCGCCGGTTCCCGGGTCAGTCAGGCGAAGATCCCGGCGCTACGCGAGTATTGCAATGGCCTGATTTTACAAGGCCAGTGGCTTGATGCCTCTGTTCAACTGACCAGTGCATTAGGCGGGGGCTACCACACAACCTGACAGTCAGCAGCCGGTAGCGCTTGCTGCCGGCTGTATTTATTGCGCTTTTTGTCTGCTACGCCGTTTCAGCCACCAGCGTGTCCCCACTACCAGCCCGATAATCAGCACCAGCCAGATCCCATGTTTGATGTGCTGATCGAGATGGTGCAACCAGGGCGCAATCACCTCGCCGCCGAGATAACCCAGGGTCGTAAACAGCAGCGCCCAAATCAGCGCGCCTAAAATATTCAGCGGCAGAAAGATCTTTGGCGGCAGGTGGCTGGCGCCAATCAGAAGCGGGCCGATGACGCGAAATCCGTACATGAATCGTGTACCGATCACAAACAGATAAGGGCGGCGTTGGATCATCTTTTGCGCGTAATGAATTTTGCTGCGATGACGCGAGAAGCGGCGCAGAATTTTCCCACCAAATCGACGTCCCACTAAATACAGTACCTGATCGCCGATCATGCCGCCGAGAGCAACGGAGACGACGACCAGCGCAAATTTGAGCAACCCCTGATGTGCAGCGACACCCCCTAACAGGGTGATGGTTTCGCCTTCGGCCAGACTGCCAATGACCAGCGCGGCATAGCCGTAGTGCGCGATAAGACTGTTTATATCCATACGTCGGTATGACCTCCACAATCTTTAGCATACACCTTATGAATCTTTATGGCCGGAAAAGCGCCCGTTCAGCGAACCGGTATTTCGCAGGCTGTACATAAAATAATCGAAAGCTGAATTATACTTGAAGTGTTGAGGTCCGGAGCTGACAAGAAGGGGGGCGGTATGAACCATGTCTGGGGGCTGTTTTCCCATCCCGATCGTGAAATGCACGTGATCAAGAGTGAAAACGAAACCATTTCGCACCACTATACCCACCATGTCCTGATGATGGCGGCAATCCCGGTGATTTGCGCATTTATTGGCACCACGCAAATTGGCTGGAATTTTGGCGATGGCAATGTGTTTCAGCTCTCTCTGTTCACCGGTTTTGCACTGGCCATCGTTTTTTACGCGGTCATGCTGGCTGGGGTGGCTGTAATGGGGCGGGTCATCTGGTGGATGGCGCGAAACTATCCGCAACGTCCTTCTCTGGCGCACTGCATGGTATTTGCCGGCTATGTCGCCACGCCGCTTTTCCTGAGCGGTTTTGTGGCGCTATATCCGCTGGTATGGCTGTGTGCGCTGATCGGTACCATCGCGCTGTTCTACACTGGTTATTTGTTGTATCTCGGTGTCCCGACATTCCTGAATATTAACAAAGAGGAAGGGCTGAGCTTTTCCAGTTCGACGCTGGCTATCGGCGTGCTGGTGCTGGAGGTCCTGTTAGCTATCACGGTGATCCTGTGGGGCTATGGGTACCGGTTATTCTGATTTCATACTCTTAAATGGCGTTGCTGGCGTAAAAGTCAGCAACGCAGCATTTGCTGACGATTCTTCAGTGGCGGCAAACTTGCCTGATCGCTATGATGCCTGAGCTAGCTTGAGTTTCTACTTAACTCCGGCGGTGCGCGTTGTGACGTGCGTGAACCATTATCAGAAATCTCATCATGCTGAAATTCCGAGTTTCAATACTAAGCCTTGCCCTGATGCTGGCTGTCCCTTTTGCGCCGCAGGCTGTGGCGAAAACGGCGGCTACCACAACAGCGTCTCAACCTGAGATTGCGTCTGGTAGCGCGATGATTGTTGATTTAAATACCAACAAAGTCATCTATTCGAACCATCCTGACCTTGTGCGTCCGATTGCGTCGATCACCAAATTAATGACGGCGATGGTGGTGCTTGATGCGCAACTGCCGCTGAACGAAAAACTGAAAGTGGATATCAGCCAGACGCCAGAAATGAAAGGGATCTACTCCCGCGTGCGTCTGAACAGTGAGATTAGCCGTAAAGATATGCTGCTGCTGGCGTTGATGTCCTCGGAAAACCGCGCGGCGGCAAGCCTGGCGCACCATTATCCGGGCGGCTATAACGCGTTTATTAAAGCGATGAATGCCAAAGCCAAAGCGTTGGGCATGACCCACACGCGGTTTGTGGAACCGACGGGGTTGTCCATTCATAACGTCTCGACGGCCCGCGACTTAACAAAGCTGCTGATTGCCAGCAAACAGTATCCGCTGTTGGGTCAGTTGAGCACGACTCGCGAAGACATGGCCACGTTTGCCAACCCGGCCTACACGCTGCCATTCCGCAACACTAACCATCTGGTGTATCGCGATAACTGGAATATTCAGCTGACCAAAACGGGCTTTACCAATGCGGCGGGTCACTGTCTGGTGATGCGCACGACCATTAAGAACAAACCGGTGGCGCTGGTGGTGATGGATGCCTTCGGCAAATATACCCACTTTGCCGATGCCAGCCGTTTACGCACGTGGATTGAAACCGGCAAAGTCATGCCGGTTCCGCCAGCGGCGCTGAGTTATAAGAAGCAAAAAGCTGCGCAGATGGCCGCAGCAGGTGCCAGTAAGAGCGAGCAAACGGCGCAGAACGATTAATGCGTCGAAGTATGCCCGAGAGCGCTACGCTCTCGGACAATCGCCTCACTTCCAGAACTTCTGCTTACTTGTCTTACCGATACCCGGATTCATGCTATTCGTCGGGTCATTTTCACGATAAAAACGTGTCAGCGTTTCTGGCGCCTTATACAGATGCCCTACGTTATGTTCCGCCGGGTATTGCGCCCCGCGCTGGTGGAGCAGTTCCAGCATTTGCTCTTTCAACGCATGCGCATCGACGCCTTTCTTCACGATGTAATCCTGGTGGAAGACGTAGCACATAAAATGGCCGTAATAGAGTTTATGCACCAGTTGATTGCTGATTTCGGGCGGCAGGTGCTCATACCATTCGGTATCGTTGCGGCGCAGGGCAATGTCGAGCGCCAGAATATCCTCAACCTCATCAGCATGAACTGCCTGATAACGAATTGCCGCGCCAGCTGCTGCAAAACGGTGCAGGAACGCCTTACTGCCTTCTTCCGGCGTACAGGCGAAAAAGTCACCCTCGGCGGTTTTGAAAAACTCCGTCAACCAGTTTTGCGCTTCCGCTACGCCGTCTCCCGCCATTTTTAACAACAGGTGATGCTCGTATTTATCGCGCCAGCTTTTCATCCGTGGCGGCAGGTGGCTCGGGAACAGATGGCCGAACTTCTGCATTGCGCGGTCAGTGAAGTGCGGACGGAAAAATTTTACGTTTTCCAGCATCGCATCGGTACGGCCTTTCAGGGTGAAGAAGAACGGCATTTTGTCGGTGCCGAGTTTATCGATCATCAGGAAGGTATCTTTGCCGTATTTTTCCGCGATGTCATAGATGTCGCGATGCATATATTCACCCGCAACCGGCAGGTTCTCAAACGTCGCCAGGATATGGCGGCGGATTTCCGTCAATACGTCCGGCTGGTTGGTGCCGATGTAGAAGACCTGCTGATTTTTTTCGGCCGGGAAGGTGTCCAGACGTACGGCAAACACGGCCAGCTTGCCTGCGCAACCGGAGGATTCGTATAAACGGTCCGGGTCGGCGTTATAGCGCGCGGGCGTGTCGGCTTCAATATCGCGCACGCGGGTGACGTAATCGTGGTCGTGTGCGTGGCGACCATCATGGCGTACGTCTTCATCTTTGACGCGTTCGTCATCCAGTTTGCTGAGGATCTGCTCCGGCGTCTCGCCAAGGTCGATACCCAGATGGTTGACGAGTTGCAATTTACCCTGTTCATCAATGCGCGCGAACAGTGACATTTCGGTATAGGCCGGGCCACGTTGCACCAGCGAGCCCCCCGAGTTATTACAGATACCACCGATGACGGAAGCGCCAATGCAGGAGGAGCCAATCACCGAGTGCGGCTCGCGACCAAACGGCTTGAGCGCTTTTTCCAGCGAGTAGAGGGTGGTACCAGGAAACGCCAGCACCTGCTCGCCTTTATCCAGCAAATGAAGTTTGTCGAGGCGCAGGGTGCTGATAATGACAATGTCCCGGTCGTAGTCATTGCCGCTGGGCGTGGAGCCTTCGGTCAGCCCGGTATTGGCGGCCTGCATCAGAATAATTTTATCTGCATTGACGCAGGCATTGAGCACGCGCCACAGCTCCATCAGCGAGCCAGGGAAAACCACGGCCAGCGCGTCGCCGTGTCCGGAACGAAAGCCCTTGCGATAGCGGGCAGTTTTCGCCGGGTCAGTGAGCAGGTGTGAATGGCCCACCAGGCGGGCGAGCTCATGAATTAAATCGTTATTCTCGGTTGTTGTAATGGAAGACATTTTCCACTCCTTGTGGTGGGACAAAATATCGGTGTTAAGCATAGCGCTTTGTATGACGATTTTATTCATGAATGTTTCGAAAAAATCAGAGAATAACCTTAGCTTTCTTTTTCTCACCCGTTTAGGCTTATGGCAAACTACGGTTTTTGCTATATTTTCGCCGCCTCTGCGGGCTAAAAATAAGAGAGAAACAACATGAAATGGCTATGTTCTGTAGGTGTCGCGGTGAGTCTGGCCATGCAGCCAGCGTTGGCGGAGTCCCTGTTTGGCGATCATCCATTAACGCCTGAGGCGCGGGACGCGTTTGTCACCGATTTGCTCACCAAAATGACCGTTGATGAGAAAATTGGTCAGCTGCGTTTGATAAGCGTGGGTCCGGACAATCCAAAAGAAGCCATCCGCGAAATGATCAAAGACGGGCAGGTGGGGGCGATTTTTAATACCGTCACCCGCCAGGATATCCGCAAAATGCAGGATCAGGTGATGGAACTCAGCCGCCTGAAAATTCCTCTGTTCTTTGCCTACGACGTGTTGCACGGCCAGCGTACCGTTTTCCCTATCAGCCTTGGTCTGGCATCCTCCTTTAATCTGGATGCGGTCAACACCGTGGGACGCGTTTCAGCCTATGAAGCGGCGGATGATGGTCTGAATATGACCTGGGCGCCGATGGTGGATGTCTCGCGCGATCCGCGTTGGGGCCGAGCTTCCGAAGGGTTTGGCGAAGATACGTATCTGACCGAAACGATGGGTAAAACCATGGTTGAAGCGATGCAGGGCAAAAGCCCGGCGGATCGCTACTCGGTGATGACCAGCGTGAAACACTTCGCCGCTTACGGTGCGGTTGAAGGCGGTAAAGAGTACAACACGGTGGATATGAGTCCGCAGCGCCTGTTCAACGATTATATGCCGCCGTACAAAGCCGGGCTGGATGCCGGAAGCGGCGCGGTGATGGTGGGGCTTAACTCATTAAATGGCACCCCGGCGACCTCCGATGCCTGGCTGCTGAAAACGATATTGCGCGATAAGTGGGGCTTTAAAGGCATCACCGTTTCTGACCACGGGGCAATCAAAGAGCTGATTAAGCACGGTACCGCCGCCGACCCTGAAGATGCTGTGCGTGTGGCGATCACCTCCGGCATCAACATGAGTATGAGTGATGAGTATTACAGCAAATACCTTCCGGGGCTGATCAAGTCTGGCAAAGTGACAATGGCTGAGCTGGACGATGCCGCGCGTCACGTCCTCAACGTGAAGTACGATATGGGATTGTTTAACGATCCTTACAGCCACCTGGGGGCAAAAGAGACTGACCCGCAGGACACCAACGCTGAAAGCCGTTTGCACCGTAAGGAAGCGCGTGACGTTGCCCGCGAGAGTCTGGTGTTGCTGAAAAACCGTCTTGAAACGCTGCCGCTGAAAAAGTCCGGCACCATTGCCGTGGTCGGGCCGTTGGCCGACAGCAAACGTGATGTGATGGGCAGTTGGTCCGCCGCTGGCGTTGCCGATCAGTCCGTGACGGTGCTGACGGGCATTAAAAATGTGTTGGGCGATAACGGTAAGGTGGTGTACGCCAAAGGAGCGAACGTTACCAACGATAAAGGCATTGTTGATTTCCTTAATCTGTACGAAGAGGCGGTGAAGGTCGACCCACGCTCACCGCAGACGATGATTGATGAGGCGGTTGCCGCCGCGAAGCAATCTGACGTTGTAGTCGCGGTGGTCGGGGAAGCTCAGGGGATGGCTCACGAGGCCTCCAGTCGTACCGATATCAATATTCCGCAAAGCCAGCGTGATTTAATTACGGCGCTGAAGGCGACGGGCAAACCGCTGGTGCTGGTGTTGATGAATGGGCGTCCGCTGCAGCTTGTGAAAGAAGATCAGCAGGCCGATGCGATTCTGGAGACCTGGTTTGCCGGTACGGAAGGCGGCAACGCCATCGCCGATGTGCTGTTTGGCGACTATAACCCCTCCGGTAAGTTACCGATGTCCTTCCCGCGCTCTGTCGGGCAGATCCCGGTTTACTACAGCCACCTGAACACCGGTCGCCCGTATAACGCTGACAAGCCGAACAAGTACACCTCGCGTTATTTTGATGAGGCGAACGGTCCGCTGTATCCGTTTGGCTATGGGTTGAGTTACACCACATTTACGCTGTCGGAGGTGAAACTCTCCTCCCCGACGATGAAACGTGATGGCTCAGTCACCGCCAGCGTGCAGGTCACCAATACCGGCAAGCGTGAAGGCGCGACGGTCATTCAGATGTATCTGCGGGATGTGACGGCGTCCCTGAGTCGCCCGGTGAAACAGCTGAAAGGGTTTGAGAAAATCACGCTGAAACCGGGAGAAACGCAGACCGTCAGTTTCCCGATTGACATCGACGCGCTGAAGTTCTGGAACCAAAGCATGAAGTATGATGCTGAACCCGGTAAGTTTAACGTCTTCATCGGCATGGATTCCGCCAGGGTAAAACAAGGCGAGTTTGAACTGCTGTAACCTGTAAACAAAAAGGCTGGGAAACCAGCCTTTTTATTTTTCGCTTTGAATTTTTCCTGGTTTGCAATAGTGATTCTTTTGATTTTTATTGAATTGTGATGGCTGTCAGTATTTATTGCGTACGGGGAATAATTACCTCTACTTGCGATCCCTTACTCCCCTCATTTAAGTTGAAATTGTGAGTTAGATCACTTCTTGGGTGAAGGTTACTGTCGCGTTTTGTGCGCGTGCTCAAATCTTTATTGACCCTGCCAACCCAGACGTGAAGCGTCTCACTGTTACGTCAAAAAGCGTGTTTGCGCTCGGGCGAGAGAGAGAAAAACTTCGTTAAATGCCGTCCAATACACTTGTGACAGGTAGGACTATGAAGCTCTCTTTAGAAAACAGCTCGCTTGATAAAACCGGTAACACGGTGGTCACCACGCAGCTGCAGCAAATGATTGACGAGATTGATCGTGCGGGCGGCGGTATGCTTACCCTCACGCCTGGCATTTATCGCACCGGTACGCTGGTACTTCCTTCGAATTTTACGCTGCACCTCGAGGCCGGGGCGAGCCTGCTTGCAAGCGCCGACGCTGAGGATTATCAGGCGGTAGAAACGGTCACGATGGCTGAGTTGTCGCGCATGGCGCTGATTTATGCCCGTGGGCAGCACCACATTACGCTCAGTGGCGAAGGTCGCATTGACGGCGAGGCTGCCAACTGGTTTGCCGCACAGGCCGACGAACAAGGCTATCGACTGCCGAAGAACCAACGCCCACGTCTGCTGGTGCTGGAAGGCTGTGAACAAATCCGTATTCGCGATATTACGTTGTATGACGCTCCGATGTGGACTGCGCATCTGGTGAGCTGCAACCACGTCTATATTCGCAATCTGACCATTGATAACGATCTGACGCTGCCGAACACCGACGCGCTGGATATCGACAGTTGCCAGCACGTGCATATCAGCGATAGCTACTTCAGTGCGGCGGATGACGGTATTTGTCTGAAGACCACCAACAAGCCCGCCTCGCTGCAACAGCCTATTCGCAACGTTGTGGTGAATAACTGCATCGTGCGTTCGAAAAGCTGCGCCATCAAGATTGGCACCGAAACGTTCGCCGATATCGAAAATATCACCCTGTCCAACTGCACCATTTTTGAGTCTAACCGCGGGATTGGCCTGGTGTCGCGTGATGGCGGACGTTTTCAGCAGATGGTGTTCAGCAATATTCTTTTTGACTGCAGTCATGCTCACCCTTGCCATTGGGGTAAAGCCGATCCGGTCTACATTTCTGTGCGCCATCGCGCGCCTGACATTACGCCAGGCATCGTTTCAAATATCACGTTCAGCAACCTGGCCGGGACTGCGGAAGGGGCGATTAACCTGCACAGCGAAACGGCAGGCATGATCCGCGATGTCATGTTCAATGGGGTCAGTATCGAACAACGGGTCAGCACGTCTGAAGAACAGGGGTTCTACGACATTCGCCCGCCGTGCAATCCAGAACGCCCAACGGGTATGGGACTGGATAATGCGTACAACGTTAACCCACAGACCGGTCGCGCCCATGGCGTTGAAGCCTTCCCCGGCGGATTACCTGTGTTTTACGCCAACGGCGTCACGGGATTGCGGTTGTCGGGTATCACGGTTCGCCGCCCTGAAACGCTGCCTGCTCACTGGCATACACAACCCATCGTATTGCTCAACGTTCAGGACTGCCTGACGGATTCTCCCTCTGTATGAGGGAAATGCTTTGTATGCCTTCTCAGTGACCGGGGATAGAAAATGATAAAAAAAGCTCGTGAAATAAAAATGCACAACTACGTCTGCTATGGTCTTGCAGATGTGATTGGCTCCGGCGCCTTCACTCTGGTGAGCGCATGGCTGCTGTTCTTTTTAACCACTTTTTGTGGACTGACGCCGATTCAGGCCGGTTCACTGTTTGCTGTGGCGCGTATCGTTGATGTGATCATGTGCCCGTTAATGGGCTACATCTCGGACAACTTCCACAAAACGCGTCTGGGCCGTCGTTTTGGCCGCCGCCGTTTCTTCCTGCTGCTGAGTATCCCGCTGGTGGCGGTGTATAGCCTGCTGTGGGTGGAAGGCTTCAACTACTGGATGTATCTGCTGGTCTACATCCTGTTTGAAGTGGTCTACTCCATGATCATCATCCCGTATGACACGCTTTCTGCGGAGATGACGTCTGACTTTAACAAGCGTTCAAAACTGACCAGTGCGCGTATGTACATCGCACAGCTTGCTGGTTTTGCCGCAGCGTTCCTGCCTGGACGACTGATCTCTTATTTTGGCGCAGATTCGTCAGACTCGTTTTTCTATGCGGGCGCTATCTTCACCGTTTCATTTATGATTGTGCTGTTTTTTGTGTACTTCGGAACCTGGGAACGCTCCCTGGAAGAGATCGAGCAAAACGAGCGCAAAATTGATGAGACGGAAAAACTGCCTCTCGGCACCCGTATTTACAATATTTACTACGATTTCGTCTCCACGCTGAAAATCAAAACCTTCCGTTCGCATTTGGGGATGTATCTGGGGGGTTCTGTTGCCCAGGATATCTTTAACTCCGTGTTCACCTATTTTGTGGTGTTCGCGATGATGACCTCTTCTGTGACGGCTTCAAACCTGCTGGGAATGATCAACGGTCTGCAATTCTTTGGCGTGGGTCTGGCGACCTGGTTAACGTTGCGCTTCTCGCCTTCACGCGCGTTTGCCACTCAGGGTGCGCTGGCTGTTCTGGCATTCATTCTGTTTACCGTCACCTGGATGAACGGCTCAACCAGTATGGCAATGCTGTATCTGGCGGCGGGTATTGCCGGTCTGGCGCGCGGTGGCATTTATGCCATTCCGTGGAACAACTACACCTTTGTAGCCGACGTGGATGAAATCCTCACCTGTAATCGTCGTGAAGGGATCTTTGCCGGGTTCATGAGCCTGCTGCGTAAAGCCTCCCAGGCGCTGTCCATTTTCCTGGTCGGCGTGGCGTTGCAGATGGCCGGTTTTGTCTCCGGACAAACCAACCAGCCAGAGTCTGCCATCAATATGATCATGATAATCATGATTGTCCTGCCGGTGCTCCTCACCCTGTGGGGGATCTGGTCTGCATTCCAGTTCAAGGTCAATAGCCGTACCCACGCGATCCTCAATGAAGAGGTTGCCCGTCTCAAGCGTGGCGAAAGCAAAGCGACCGTTAGCGCTGAAAACAAAGCCGTTATCGAAAGCCTGACCGGGATGCCGTACGAGCAGTGCTGGGGCGAAAACACCGTTGGCTACATCAACCGTAGCCATATGAAATCACAGTCTGCGGCACAACCGAAAAATGCCTGAAGACCGGGGCGGACAGCAATGTCCGCCTGCTATTGGAAGAGAACAAAATGACTGAACAGAGCCTGGTGATGCAACAAGGGCTATGGGCGCGGATGGGATTACCTCGCGAACTTTGCTGGGGATTTATCGGCGTTTTTCTTTTTATTACGGGCGCAACAATAGAACAAAGTTGGCTCTCCTCGATGCTGCAACAACGGGGATTCTCTGCGTTTGATATCAGCCTGCTGTCCTCTATATTTGGCCTGTGCGTGGCGGCAGTCTCCTGGTTTTCCGGCATTGGCGCCGGGGTTCTGGGATTACGTCGTTTAATGTGGGTCGCGACGTTGGTGTACTTTATCGGTTCTATACCGTTTATCTTTGTCGCCTTACCGCAAAACAACTATCCGCTGATGGTCGCCACGTATGCGCTGCGCGGCGTCGCGTACCCGCTTTTCGCCTATTCGTTTCTGGTGTGGATCAACCAACGCTGCGAGATTCGGATCCTGGGGCGCGCGGTGTCCTGGTTCTGGATTGCTTTTGGTGTCGGCATGACCATCGTCGGCCCGTGGTATTCAAGCCTGATGATTGCGAAATGGGGTGAAACCAACACGCTGCTGAGTGGGTTTATCTTTGTCCTGTGCGGCGCGTTTTGCGCACTGGTGCTTAACCGCGATCGTCCCGACTGGCAGCGGGGCCAGGCGTTAGGCCCGGCGCTTCTCGAAGGGATAAC
This Citrobacter enshiensis DNA region includes the following protein-coding sequences:
- a CDS encoding DedA family protein gives rise to the protein MDINSLIAHYGYAALVIGSLAEGETITLLGGVAAHQGLLKFALVVVSVALGGMIGDQVLYLVGRRFGGKILRRFSRHRSKIHYAQKMIQRRPYLFVIGTRFMYGFRVIGPLLIGASHLPPKIFLPLNILGALIWALLFTTLGYLGGEVIAPWLHHLDQHIKHGIWLVLIIGLVVGTRWWLKRRSRQKAQ
- a CDS encoding Yip1 family protein; this translates as MNHVWGLFSHPDREMHVIKSENETISHHYTHHVLMMAAIPVICAFIGTTQIGWNFGDGNVFQLSLFTGFALAIVFYAVMLAGVAVMGRVIWWMARNYPQRPSLAHCMVFAGYVATPLFLSGFVALYPLVWLCALIGTIALFYTGYLLYLGVPTFLNINKEEGLSFSSSTLAIGVLVLEVLLAITVILWGYGYRLF
- the pbpG gene encoding D-alanyl-D-alanine endopeptidase; amino-acid sequence: MLKFRVSILSLALMLAVPFAPQAVAKTAATTTASQPEIASGSAMIVDLNTNKVIYSNHPDLVRPIASITKLMTAMVVLDAQLPLNEKLKVDISQTPEMKGIYSRVRLNSEISRKDMLLLALMSSENRAAASLAHHYPGGYNAFIKAMNAKAKALGMTHTRFVEPTGLSIHNVSTARDLTKLLIASKQYPLLGQLSTTREDMATFANPAYTLPFRNTNHLVYRDNWNIQLTKTGFTNAAGHCLVMRTTIKNKPVALVVMDAFGKYTHFADASRLRTWIETGKVMPVPPAALSYKKQKAAQMAAAGASKSEQTAQND
- the dld gene encoding D-lactate dehydrogenase; the encoded protein is MSSITTTENNDLIHELARLVGHSHLLTDPAKTARYRKGFRSGHGDALAVVFPGSLMELWRVLNACVNADKIILMQAANTGLTEGSTPSGNDYDRDIVIISTLRLDKLHLLDKGEQVLAFPGTTLYSLEKALKPFGREPHSVIGSSCIGASVIGGICNNSGGSLVQRGPAYTEMSLFARIDEQGKLQLVNHLGIDLGETPEQILSKLDDERVKDEDVRHDGRHAHDHDYVTRVRDIEADTPARYNADPDRLYESSGCAGKLAVFAVRLDTFPAEKNQQVFYIGTNQPDVLTEIRRHILATFENLPVAGEYMHRDIYDIAEKYGKDTFLMIDKLGTDKMPFFFTLKGRTDAMLENVKFFRPHFTDRAMQKFGHLFPSHLPPRMKSWRDKYEHHLLLKMAGDGVAEAQNWLTEFFKTAEGDFFACTPEEGSKAFLHRFAAAGAAIRYQAVHADEVEDILALDIALRRNDTEWYEHLPPEISNQLVHKLYYGHFMCYVFHQDYIVKKGVDAHALKEQMLELLHQRGAQYPAEHNVGHLYKAPETLTRFYRENDPTNSMNPGIGKTSKQKFWK
- the bglX gene encoding beta-glucosidase BglX; amino-acid sequence: MKWLCSVGVAVSLAMQPALAESLFGDHPLTPEARDAFVTDLLTKMTVDEKIGQLRLISVGPDNPKEAIREMIKDGQVGAIFNTVTRQDIRKMQDQVMELSRLKIPLFFAYDVLHGQRTVFPISLGLASSFNLDAVNTVGRVSAYEAADDGLNMTWAPMVDVSRDPRWGRASEGFGEDTYLTETMGKTMVEAMQGKSPADRYSVMTSVKHFAAYGAVEGGKEYNTVDMSPQRLFNDYMPPYKAGLDAGSGAVMVGLNSLNGTPATSDAWLLKTILRDKWGFKGITVSDHGAIKELIKHGTAADPEDAVRVAITSGINMSMSDEYYSKYLPGLIKSGKVTMAELDDAARHVLNVKYDMGLFNDPYSHLGAKETDPQDTNAESRLHRKEARDVARESLVLLKNRLETLPLKKSGTIAVVGPLADSKRDVMGSWSAAGVADQSVTVLTGIKNVLGDNGKVVYAKGANVTNDKGIVDFLNLYEEAVKVDPRSPQTMIDEAVAAAKQSDVVVAVVGEAQGMAHEASSRTDINIPQSQRDLITALKATGKPLVLVLMNGRPLQLVKEDQQADAILETWFAGTEGGNAIADVLFGDYNPSGKLPMSFPRSVGQIPVYYSHLNTGRPYNADKPNKYTSRYFDEANGPLYPFGYGLSYTTFTLSEVKLSSPTMKRDGSVTASVQVTNTGKREGATVIQMYLRDVTASLSRPVKQLKGFEKITLKPGETQTVSFPIDIDALKFWNQSMKYDAEPGKFNVFIGMDSARVKQGEFELL
- a CDS encoding glycoside hydrolase family 28 protein, which translates into the protein MKLSLENSSLDKTGNTVVTTQLQQMIDEIDRAGGGMLTLTPGIYRTGTLVLPSNFTLHLEAGASLLASADAEDYQAVETVTMAELSRMALIYARGQHHITLSGEGRIDGEAANWFAAQADEQGYRLPKNQRPRLLVLEGCEQIRIRDITLYDAPMWTAHLVSCNHVYIRNLTIDNDLTLPNTDALDIDSCQHVHISDSYFSAADDGICLKTTNKPASLQQPIRNVVVNNCIVRSKSCAIKIGTETFADIENITLSNCTIFESNRGIGLVSRDGGRFQQMVFSNILFDCSHAHPCHWGKADPVYISVRHRAPDITPGIVSNITFSNLAGTAEGAINLHSETAGMIRDVMFNGVSIEQRVSTSEEQGFYDIRPPCNPERPTGMGLDNAYNVNPQTGRAHGVEAFPGGLPVFYANGVTGLRLSGITVRRPETLPAHWHTQPIVLLNVQDCLTDSPSV
- a CDS encoding MFS transporter, whose translation is MIKKAREIKMHNYVCYGLADVIGSGAFTLVSAWLLFFLTTFCGLTPIQAGSLFAVARIVDVIMCPLMGYISDNFHKTRLGRRFGRRRFFLLLSIPLVAVYSLLWVEGFNYWMYLLVYILFEVVYSMIIIPYDTLSAEMTSDFNKRSKLTSARMYIAQLAGFAAAFLPGRLISYFGADSSDSFFYAGAIFTVSFMIVLFFVYFGTWERSLEEIEQNERKIDETEKLPLGTRIYNIYYDFVSTLKIKTFRSHLGMYLGGSVAQDIFNSVFTYFVVFAMMTSSVTASNLLGMINGLQFFGVGLATWLTLRFSPSRAFATQGALAVLAFILFTVTWMNGSTSMAMLYLAAGIAGLARGGIYAIPWNNYTFVADVDEILTCNRREGIFAGFMSLLRKASQALSIFLVGVALQMAGFVSGQTNQPESAINMIMIIMIVLPVLLTLWGIWSAFQFKVNSRTHAILNEEVARLKRGESKATVSAENKAVIESLTGMPYEQCWGENTVGYINRSHMKSQSAAQPKNA
- a CDS encoding MFS transporter, whose protein sequence is MTEQSLVMQQGLWARMGLPRELCWGFIGVFLFITGATIEQSWLSSMLQQRGFSAFDISLLSSIFGLCVAAVSWFSGIGAGVLGLRRLMWVATLVYFIGSIPFIFVALPQNNYPLMVATYALRGVAYPLFAYSFLVWINQRCEIRILGRAVSWFWIAFGVGMTIVGPWYSSLMIAKWGETNTLLSGFIFVLCGAFCALVLNRDRPDWQRGQALGPALLEGITVLAREPKMRLAVVVKTINDIGKFSLVILMPVYLPRFGFSIAEWLTIWGLVNVINIFSSYLFGWLGDTIGWRNTVVWFSGTLCGVASLAVCYAPVLFGHSELALFLALSIYAIGLGAFGPLSALIPSLLPQNKGAAISCLNLGSGLSNFAGPFIVTLCVGPLGVEGTLWVIAILYFAASLLTIPLRLPDNPQSPG